Within Bdellovibrio bacteriovorus HD100, the genomic segment ATCAAATGGCCGAATGGCTTCCGGCCAGTCATGCGCCGAACTGGTTTAAGATTTTTGCCAGTGCCACGATGATTCCCAACTGGCAGACGGTGGCCTTTATTGTTCTGGGCCTTGAATTTGCGATCGCGATTTCCTATGTCATCGGTTATGTGGTTCGCCCTGTGGCTTTGCTGGGGGTGTTGCTGTGTGTGACCATGCTCTTTATTTCCGGCCCGGCAATGGAGGATTTGTACAAGACCTTCCTGGCCATTCACCTGATCCTGGCTTGGGTCGGTGCGGGACGCTGTCTGGGCTTTGACTATTATTTCTTCAAACGCCGTCGCGGACTTTGGTGGTAGAGCGTGAAGCACTTTGTTCTTTTCCTGACTGTAGTATTTTTGGGTCTGTTCTTGGCGGTGCTGAACCGCACGGATACGGCCGCGCCAAACAGCTCTCTTCCCACCGTGCGTGTTTTTGGTTATGCGTCCTTCACCGGTCGCTGGGGACCGGGGCCTGCGTTGAAGGATCTGTTTGAAAAAAGCTGCAAGTGCAAAGTGGAGTTTATCGA encodes:
- a CDS encoding DoxX family membrane protein — encoded protein: MLVSFFESVKYVGHLLPISFLRIFLGYYYLEQALMKYRGDYLTRPRIADQMAEWLPASHAPNWFKIFASATMIPNWQTVAFIVLGLEFAIAISYVIGYVVRPVALLGVLLCVTMLFISGPAMEDLYKTFLAIHLILAWVGAGRCLGFDYYFFKRRRGLWW